A window of Bacillota bacterium genomic DNA:
GTTCGGCATCCGCCAGATGATCTGCCCACGTCCGAAACCGCCGGAAGTAACCGGGATCCGGACTTGATGGCCTCTGCGCTCCAAGGCTTGCGCGATGTAATTCGGCACACTGCTTTCCAGCTCCACCTGCCTGCCTTCCATCCACTGCCAGCGAGGCCGATCCAGGGCCGCCTGGGGATTAAGCTGAAAATCAACTGCGTTCATTACAACCTGCACATGGCCCTGGGGCTGCATGAAACCACCCATCACGCCGAATGGTCCCACTGCTTCCCCATCTTTACTTAAGAAGCCGGGGATAATTGTATGATAGGTCCGCTTGCCTGGTCTAAGGCAGTTGGGATGATTCTCGTCTAGGGAGAAGTTGTTGCCCCGATTCTGGAGGGCAATTCCTGTCTCCGGTACAACAATTCCGGAGCCGAAGCCCATGTAGTTGCTTTGGATATAGGATACCATGTTGCCCTGGTTGTCAGCTGCGGCTAAGTAGACGGTGCCGCCCCGGGGAGGTTTGCCGGGACTTGGCTCAAGAGCAGTGCGGCCGATGAGTTCTTTCCGCTTCAGTCCATATTCCTCCGACAAAAGCTCTTCAACTTTCACCGGCATCTCATCGCGCTCCGTGATATAGGCCTGGCCATCAGCAAAGGCAAGTTTAATCGCCTCGATCTGGCGGTGGTATGTTTCCGGATGATCCAACTCTAAATCATCATAGTGCTTGAGAATATTCAATGCCATCAAGGCAACCAAGCCCTGCCCGTTCGGCGGTATTTCCCACACATCATAGCCGCGGTAGTTTAGCCGAATTGGTTCAACCCACTCCGGCTGATAAGTCTCTAAATCGGATTTGCGGATTATACCTCCGGTTTCCCGGGCAAACCGATCAATCGCATCCGCTAATTCTCCGCTGTAAAAAGCCCGGGCGTTGGTCTTGGCAATAGCTCTTAATGAGGCAGCGTGACCCGGGGAATTCCACAGCTCGCCAATCTGGGGCGCTCTTCCCTTGGGAGCAAAGGTTGTAAACCACTGCTTAAACTCTTCCCCTTTCAGGTTAGCTTTGTAGGTATCGTAGGCTCTCTGCCAAAAGTAACCAGTAATCGGCGAAACAGGATAGCCATTTTCAGCATAGTCAATCGCCGGTTTTAAGGTCTGAGTAAGGTCAAGAGCACCAAAACGCTCGCTTAAAGCTGCCCACGCCGCGGGCACACCCGGCACTGTGACCGGGATCCATCCGAACCGGGGCATCTTTTTCCAGCCGAGCTGCCGCACTTGTTCAACAGATATTCCTGCAGGCGCTGGACCACTCGCGTTTAAACCGTAGAGTTTGCCTCCACTCCATACCAGAGCAAAGGCATCCCCGCCAATACCGTTTGACGTCGGTTCTACCACTGTTAAGCAGGCCGCAGCAGCAATCGCGGCATCGATGGCATTGCCGCCCTGCTTTAAGACTTCTAAACCGGCCTGGGCAGCCAAAGGCTGGGATGTCGCCACCATGCCGTTTTCAGCGTACACCATCATCCGCTGTGACGAATAAGGATAAGATAAGGGATCAAATTCAAACATGCTGTAAACTCCTTTCACCGCTTCTTGATTTCGGCATATCCATAATATTCCCTGCTGTTACCTGAAGGGATCGGCGCCGTGTCGGAGAATTTTTGGTACTAGGAGGGTGAGAAATGGCTGCTGTAGGAAATTTACTGTGGTTTATCTTTGGTGGATTTGAATTAGCGTTAATTTGGCTGGCAATCGGCTGCTTCTTCTATCTGACCATCATCGGCATTCCCATCGGCAGAGCCTGCTTTGAGTTCGCTAAGCTCTCTGCCTTCCCATACGGCAAAGAGATCATCAGGGCAGCTGAACTAATGGGCAAACAGAATGTCTCGCTATTTTCCCGCGTTATTCATTTTGTTTTAAACCTGATCTGGCTTCCAATCGGGGTTATCCTTACCATCTGCCACCTGCTCTTAGGCATTCTTTATGCGGTGACCATCATTGGAATTCCGGTGGCGGTTGTCCATCTCCGCATGGGTAGGTTTCTACTTGCACCGGTTGGATGCCGAGTGGTCAGCAAGGAGCAGGCGCTGGCCAGCCGGACTGCCAATGAGCTTGAAAAGCGGCTGAGAAACTAGCGTTGACAAGCGCCTTAAAATAAATTATAATTTATTTAACAAAACGCAAATAAAAGACTATGACAGGGAGAAGTAGGTCAATCGGAAGTTTACAGAGAGCCAAGGGTTGGTGGAACTTGGCAATGACCGCTGACTGAAATACACCCTTGAGTTGCGGGCTGAACTAGCAGTAGGCCTTGCCGTCTACCGACGTTACCGGTTAGGGAAGTGATGGCTTCCTGAAACGAGTGAATCTGCTTGCAGATTAACACAGGTGGTACCGCGGCTGAAAGTCGTCCTGAAGATGGACGGCTTTTTTTATTTGCAAGAATATAAGGAGTGAGAGTGATGGTCAAGGTTAATTTTTTCACTGGAGAGCAAATTCCTTTAGAAATGCACAAGGTTAGGATAGTCCAGAAACTGAATCTGATCCCGGTTGAGGAGCGGCTGCGGGCGATGCAGCAAGCCGGCAGCAA
This region includes:
- a CDS encoding gamma-glutamyltransferase family protein encodes the protein MFEFDPLSYPYSSQRMMVYAENGMVATSQPLAAQAGLEVLKQGGNAIDAAIAAAACLTVVEPTSNGIGGDAFALVWSGGKLYGLNASGPAPAGISVEQVRQLGWKKMPRFGWIPVTVPGVPAAWAALSERFGALDLTQTLKPAIDYAENGYPVSPITGYFWQRAYDTYKANLKGEEFKQWFTTFAPKGRAPQIGELWNSPGHAASLRAIAKTNARAFYSGELADAIDRFARETGGIIRKSDLETYQPEWVEPIRLNYRGYDVWEIPPNGQGLVALMALNILKHYDDLELDHPETYHRQIEAIKLAFADGQAYITERDEMPVKVEELLSEEYGLKRKELIGRTALEPSPGKPPRGGTVYLAAADNQGNMVSYIQSNYMGFGSGIVVPETGIALQNRGNNFSLDENHPNCLRPGKRTYHTIIPGFLSKDGEAVGPFGVMGGFMQPQGHVQVVMNAVDFQLNPQAALDRPRWQWMEGRQVELESSVPNYIAQALERRGHQVRIPVTSGGFGRGQIIWRMPNGVLAGGTEPRTDGTIAAW